Genomic window (Polaromonas sp. JS666):
GCGCAGGACCGCCAGGCGGGTATAGAAAACGATGCTCAGATCAGTGTGATCAAGCCGGGCAAGAAAAGGCGAGGACCCCCGGCCTGGGGACGGCAATCCTGTGCCGTCATTCCATTTCTAATTCAATGCGAGAGTAGGCGCTCCGCCGCAGACAGTGCTGTAGCACGGCAAGGTGGGGCAACGACCTATCGCTTTGAAGTAGCAATGGAATCAGGCGATGTCGACGGTGTGAATGCCGAATTTCCCCGTCCGCCGGTCTGCAAAGTAATGCTCCAGCGTTGCTTTGACTGTCTTGAAGGCAATCTCGTCCCAGGGAATTTCCGACTCGGTGAACAGCCTGGCTTCCAGGGTTTCATGGCCGGGCTTGAACTCGGTGCTTAGCAGGCGGGCGCGGTAAAACAGGTGGACTTGGCCAACGCGCACCACGTTCAGGACGGTGAAGAGGCCCTGCATTTCAAACTGCGCGCCGGCTTCCTCGTCGGTCTCGCGTGCGGCGCCCTCTGAAGTGGTTTCGCCCAGTTCCATGAAGCCCGCAGGCAGCGTCCATTTGCCCCAGCGGGGTTCGATATTGCGCTTGCACAGCAGCACCTGCCCGCCGTCTTCGCCCCAGATGGGCACGGTGCCCACCACATTGAGCGGGTTTTCATAATGCACGGTGTGGCAGGCCGGGCAGACAGCCCGCTCCTTGGTATCACCATCATCGGGGAGGCGGTAAGCGACAGCGGTACCGCAAACGCGGCAGTGTTTCAGGGGAGGGCGGTGCATACAAATAAGTGTAGCGGCTTTGCCTCTGACGGGCACCGCCCGCAACCCTGTCGGCCGAAGTGTTTGCTATTAAAAAAATAGCGTACGGCGACCAGCCAGTTAGGTTAAGGAGCTTAAAACAAAACGCCTGAGAAGCCGCCGCGGTCACTCCGGCTTGATGCCTGCGGTCTGGATGGTTTTGGCCCAAAAGTCGGTGTCCTTTTTGACCAGGGCTTCCAGCGCCGCCGGCGGGAGGTAGCGCAGTTCAACGCCGGCGCCATCGGCGCGGGTCTTGGTTTCCGGCAGCTCAAGCGCAGTCTTGATCTGGCCACTGAGTTTGCCCACAACATCGGCGGGTGTACCGGCCGGCGCGAAGATGCCGACCCAGGCCTCCAGCTCAAAGCCCTTGAGGCCTGCCTCCGCCGTGGTTGGCACGGCAGGAAGGCCGGAATGGCGGCTCTTGCCGGCCACGGCCAGTCCCTTGAGCTTGCCGACCTGCACCTGGCCCATCACCGAGGGCGGCGTGGTGATGAACACCTGCACCTGGCCTGAGAGCACGTCCTGAAGGGCGGGGCCGGAGCCGCGGTAGGGAATGTGCACCATGCTGGTCTGGGTTTGCAGCTTGAACATTTCGGTGCCGATGTGCGACAGCGAGCCGTTGCCCTGGCTGGCATAGCTGAGCTTTCCGGGGTTGGCCTTGAGGTACGTGATGAATTCACCAAGATTGTTCGCCGGTACCGACGGGTGAACCGTGATGACATTGGTGGCGACCGTGATCAGCGCCACGGGCACAAAATCCTTTTGCGCCCAGGGAAGCTTGGGTGTGAGGTTGGGGTTGCCAACGTGATAGGCCGAATAAGAGTTGAGCAGCGTGTAGCCATCGGGATTGGCGCGTGCCACGAACTGGTAGGCCACATTGCCGCTGCCGCCGCCGCGGTTGTCAACCACCACAGCCTGCCCCGTGACCTTGGCCAGCGAATCCGACAGGATGCGGGCCGAAGCGTCGACGAAGCCGCCGGGCGGGTTGGGCACCACCAGGGTCACCGGCTTCGAAGGGTAGCCCTGGGCGAGGGCAGCGCCCGCGAGCATGGTTCCGAGCACGGTGGTGGCTGCACCTGCCAGCATCCGGCGTAGCGGCACGTGTTGGGTAAGAGTGATCATGGGGAAAGTCTCCTGTATTAGTTGTGTGCTTGTATTGTTACTCGAGGGGTTGTGCGGGGGCGTCGGCTAGTAGCGGCCCGACAGCAAGGCGCCGGCGCCGGGCACGCGGCGCTCCAGCCCGAGGCTCTTGAGAATGGCATAAGTCGTGCAGACGGCGCTGGACACCACGGGCAGGCCGCTCGCAGCCTCGATGAGTGGCACAGAAGCGAGCGAAGGCATCTGCACGCAGGCCGAAGCGACGATGGCATCGGCGCCCTTGATGTTGAGCTGCTTCCACAACTCGGCCGGTGCCTTCGGGTCGCGCGCACCGACCGCGAGGTTGTCGTGGATTTCCAGCGAAATGCTGTCAATCACTTCAATCCCTTCGTTTTCGATGTAGTCAATGACGAGGCGGGTCAGCGGTTTCATGTACGGCGCGATGATGGCCACGCGCTTGGCGCCCATGGCCTGCAGGCCCTCGACCAGCGCGCCTGCGCTGGTGATCACCGGTGTGGGTGCGCCGTTGGCCACGGTGGCTTCGTGCAGACGACGCTGGGATTCACGGTGGTAGCCCTTGCCCATGCTCATGATGGCCACCAGGCAGGCGTAGCCCATGGCATCCATGCGGGCGTCTGACAGCTCGAGCGCACAGCGGTCCGAGTCGCGGTCCATGGCTTCCAGCTCTTCCTTGGTGACCGATTTCATGCGCATGCGGCTGGAGTGAAACGTGAAACGTTCGGGCAGCACCTGCTCGCGGGCGCGCAGCATGGCCGGGATTTCCGTCTCCATGGTGGTGTTGGAGCTCGGCACGATCAGGCCGACACGGTAATTGCTGGCGGCGGGCAGGGGGGCGGCTTGCGCTGCGGATGGCATGGACTTGTCTCCTGGGTGGCTGGGGATTTGCCTATTCTTGGTGGTTTGATCCATACTGGCAAATACATAATCAAGATAAATCCATACCTGAAACAGATCGATCATGGAACTGCGCCAGATTCGCTACTTCACCGTTCTCGCCGATGAGCTGAGCTTCACGCGGGCGGCGCGCCGGCTGCATGTGTCGCAACCGCCCCTGAGCTTTCAGATTGCCAGCCTGGAGGCCGAACTCGGTGCGCGCCTGTTTAACCGTACCAGCCGCAGTGTCGCGCTGAGCGAGGCGGGCAAGGCCTTTTTGCCGCATGCGCAAGCCGTGCTTGCGCGCCTGGAGGAGGCCCGCGGCCACGTGCAGCGTGTGGCCAGCGGCCTGCAGGGACGGGTGCAGGTGGGCCTGGCGGGTTCGCACTTTCTGGGGCCATTTCCGCAATTTATCCAGCAATTTCGCTTGCAGCGTCCCGCCGTCGAGATTGCGCTGCACGAGATGAAACCGTCCGACCATCTGCAAGCCCTGCGCGACGGCCGGCTGGACCTGTGCGTCTCGCGCAATCCGCTGGAGGACGCGCAGATCAGCGCCGCGCTGTTATGGCGTGATCCGGTCGTGGTGGCCCTGCCGCCGGGTCATCGGCTGGCGGCGCGCAGCCGCCTGCGGCTGGCCGAGCTGAAAGATGAAGAATTTGTCTTTCTGCGTCTGGACTCCTCGCCCTTCGCCGCACGCTTGTTCGAGGCTTGTGTGCAGGCGGGATTTGCTCCGCACATCGCACAACAGGTGGTCGAGGTGCCGGCCGCGCTCAACCTGGTGGCGGCGGGCCTGGGCGTGGCCCTGGTGCCGGCTTCATTGGCGCAGCTGCGTGCCGATGCGGTGGGCATATGCAGCCTCAGCCCATCCATGCCCAAGCGCGCACAGGCGGAAGGCAAGGCGAAAATGACGGGCGGCCTGAACGGGAACGCTCCGGGCGCCATCAATGGTGATGTGTACGTGCTGTGGCGTCGCGAGGACGCAGCGCCTGCGGTGGCGACGTTCAGGACGCAGCTGCTGGACTGGGCACGCGCTTTACCGCCGTAGACGGGGCGTTGATGGCCTGCGCTGATTTGCTATCAAGTTAATAGCTAATTGCCCCGTTTTTTTGGAAGCTGGGCGGCAAAAACCATAAAAAAAACCGGGCCACAGCCCGGTTCTTCTCATGTCCCCTTCACCGGGCGGGGGGTCAGGCCTTGGTGGCCTTGGTGTGCTTTTCAATGAGGCTGCGTGCCGTGTCCAGCAGTTTCTTGCCGTCAAAGCCTTTCTTGTTCATGTCTTCCACCCACTCGACTTCCACCGCACGCGACTTGCGGCGGAATTCCTGCGCCTCGGCCGCACTCACAGTGTAGATGGTGTTGCCGCGGTCGCTGGCGCTCTTGCGGCCGGCAGCGTCGTTGCCCTGCTGCACCTTGCCGAGCCAGGCCGAGGTGGCCATGCCCGAATTGTTGTCGATGACTTTCTTGAGGTCGGGCGGCAGTGAGTTGTACTTGGCCTTGTTCATCGCCATCACAAACGTCAGGGTGTACAGGGCACCACCGGCCGGGTCAAATTCCGCATGGAATTTGGTGAGCTCATGGACCTTGACCGAAGGCACCACTTCCCAGGGAATCACGCAGCCTTCGATGGTGCCTTTGCTCAGCCCGTCCGGAATTTGCGGCAAAGGCATGCCGACGGGGATGGCGCCCAGCACGCCCATCAATTTGGTGACCTGGCGGGTCGGTGCGCGCAGTTTGAGGCCGCGCATGTCATTGATGGACTTGACCGGCTTGTTGACGGTATGAATCACGCCGGGGCCGTGCACATGAAGCGCGAGGACCTGGGTGTCCTTGAACTCGTCAACGGCCACGGTCTGCACATATTCCCAGTAGGCTTTGGATGTGGCCTCGGCGTTGCTCATCATGAAAGGCAGGTCGAAGACATCGACGCGCGGGAAGCGGCCGGCGGTATTGCCGGGCAGGGTCCACACCACGTCAACCACGCCGTCCTTGACCTGGTCATAGAGCTGCACCGGCGTGCCGCCGAGTTGCATGGCGGGGTAGGCTTCAAACTTGATGCGCCCACCGGACTCTTTCTCGACTTTTTCCATCCAGGGCTTGTGCATGGACTGCCAGACGTTGGACTGCGGGGACATGAAGGTATGGAATTTGAGGGTGACGACCTGCTGGGCCAGGCCGCTCAGGGCAGGTGCGCCCAGGGCCACGGCGGCACCGGATTTCAAAAGGGTGCGGCGTTGAATCATGATGAAGTCTCCTTGTATCGGGATAGTTATTGAAATTAACGGTAAAAGCGGCCGGTGGTTTTCAGGACTTACCCGCGGATTTCACTTGATAAAGCCCACCAGCCACAGCGGAATGATGGGGAAGAACAGGAACAGCATGGTGCGCAGCACGTCGCTGAACAGGAAAGGCATCACCCCCCGGTAGGTTTCGCTCATGGGCACATTTTTGGCCAGGCCATTGACGATGTAGACATTCAGCCCGACGGGCGGTGCAATCAGGCCGAACCCCACGGTCATCAGCACCATGATGCCAAACCAGATGGCTACTAAATCTTTTGCCATGCCAAAGTCGAGCGCCATGACCATGGGGAAAAAGATGGGAATGGTCAAGAGCAGCATGGAGAGCTCGTCCATGACGGCGCCGAGCAACACATAGAAAAGCAGGATCGCGACCACCACCACCAGCGGCGAGAGTCCCCAGCCGCCGACCAGCGCGGCCAACTGGTTGGGAACCTGCGTGAGCGCCAGCGCCGAGTTCATCAGGTCGGCGCCGATGAAAATCAGGAAAATCATGGCGGCACTTACCGCCGTGCCGTAAAAGCATTCCTTGAATTTGTCCAGGGTCATCTCGCCCTTGAGCAGGGCGGTCAGAAACGTCGAAGCCGCCCCCACGGCAGCACCTTCGGTAGGGGTGAAAAACCCGCCGTAGATGCCACCAAAGACCAGCAGAAAAATCACGACAATGGGGGTCACGCCGATCAGGGAGTGCATCGTCACGCCCTGACGGTCTGCCTGAACCTCAGGTGCGTGGCCTGGCACAACGCGCACATAAATCGCCACTGCGATCATGTAGCCGCACATGGCAATAATGCCGGGAATTACCGCAGCAGCGAACAGCTTGCTGATGTTCTGCTCGGTAAGAATCGCGTAGATCACCAGCACGATGGAAGGTGGCAACTGGATGCCCAGCGTGCCGCCTGCAGCCAGCGTTCCGGTGGCCAGCCGGCCCGAATAGCCGTGGCGCTGCATTTCAGGCAAGGCAACCCCGGTGATGGTGGCCGCGGTCGCCACCGAGGAACCGCTGATTGCGCCGAACGCTGCGCAGGCCAGCAGGGAGGCCATGGCCAGCCCGCCCTTGAAGCGCCCCATGACACCTGCGGCAAATTCAAACAGCGACTTGCTGATACCGCCCTTGGTGGCAAAGTGCCCCATCAGGATGAACAGCGGAATCACCGAGAGGTCGTAGCCGGCAAAGCGTGCAAAAGCCTGGGTGTTCAGGAAACTTGCAAAAGGCGCCCAACCCGTTTGCGTGACATAGCCGATGGCACCCGCCCCGAACATGCTGACAGCGATGGGCACGCGCACGGCCATCAGGGCCAGCATGCTGCCAAAGATCAGCAGCGTCAAACTCAGTGAACTCATATCGTGGTCTCTCCAGCTTCTTCGGAGCCAAAACCAAACAGTGTCTGGCGCAGGGCAATCAGCCCTGTCAGGATAAAAGGCGGCACCATCATGGCGTAGACGATCCACTCGGGAAACCCCATGATCTGGGTTTCGGAATGCGCCGAATAGACATTGAGCCCGCCCAGCGTGGTGCGCCAGGCCAGCAGGCTAAAAATCAGCGCCAGCAGCAGGGTGCCGAAGCGGTCTAGTTTGTCGTTGACGGCGTCGCTCATCTTCGACGTGAAAAAATCAACAATGATGTTTCCGCGGCGCAGTTGGCACAGCGGCATGAAGAGCGCAATAGCCGCGCCAGCGGCGACACCTGTCAACTCGAATGCTCCGACGATGGAGTCGCCGGTGGTGTTGCGGCCTATCAGGCTGGCGCAGGTCATCAGGGTGATGCCGGTCAACAGCACGCCCGCGATGATGGCGCACAGTTTTGCGAGGTTTTCAAGAATCTTCAAACTTGTCTCCAGCCGGTGGATTCATGGGTTGAACAGAGGCGTTGCAAAGGCGTTGAGGTGAAGGTCGCAGCCCCCGGTGCCTTGCATTTGGCGGATTATGAAGAAACCCGCCGCGGCGGGGCAGGCGGGTTACCCCGAGCGGGCCGGGTATTTGCGCGATGATCGAAGCGGCTGCGCGTATACCGCACAAACTGCCCGCGAACGCCGCCCTGCACAACGCAGGTGCAAGGCGCTTGCCCGCAGGCAGTCGGGCTTACGCGACCTTGACGGTCAGCGTACCCAGGCCGGCCACGCCGCCGACCATGGTGTCGCCAGACACCACCGCCGCCACACCCTCGGGGGTGCCGGTGTAAATCAGGTCGCCGGGCTGCAGTTCCCAGGCCACGGACAGGTGTTCTATGGTTTCGGCAATGTTCCAGATCAGCTTGGAGACATTGCTGCGCTGGCGGTCTTTTCCGCCGACCTGCAGGTAGATCTCGGCGTTGCTCACATCGCCGGCCTGGGCGACGGGCGTGATGGGGCCGATGGGCGCGGAGTGGTCATAGGCCTTGCCGATGCACCAGGGACGGCCCTGTTTTTTCATCTCGCCTTGCAAGTCGCGGCGTGTCATGTCCAGGCCCACAGCGTAGCCGTAGATGTGCTTGTGGGCATCGGCGGCCTTGATGTTTTTGCCGCCCGTGCCAATCGCCGCGACCAGCTCGATTTCATGATGCAGGTTGTTGGTGAGACTCGGGTAGGGAATGGTGCCCGTGCTACCGGCGTCAATCACCACGAGGGCGTCTGCCGGTTTCAGGAAGAAGAAGGGTGGTTCGCGGCCAGTGAAGCCCATCTCCTTGGCATGCTCTTCGTAGTTGCGGCCCACGCAGTAAATGCGGTGGACGGGAAAGCGTTCTTTGACTCCCACAACGGGTACGGAAACCGTGGCGGGCGGGGTAAATACAAAACTCATGACAACCTTTCCTCTTTGTGTATGCCCAAGGCCTGATGCACCGGGCGGTCTGAAAAACTGAACAGCACACAACCTTGCTGCGAGTGCAGTTGGGCAGTGTGCCACGACGGAATCACAAAATGGTCGCGCGGGCCAAAGTCGAATGTCCAGGATTGGCCATTGCGCTCGATGGTGACGCTGCCGTGGCCTTCCACCACGCTGAATACGGCCCCATCGGTCTGGCGCCAGGGCTTGCCTTCAAAGCCCGCCGGCAGGCGCTGCATGAAGGTGGCCATGGTCGGCATGGGCGAGCCGCCCGTGGCCGGATTGACATAGCGCAGCTTGGTGCCGTCCCAGGCATCGATCTCGGCATGGGCTTCCAGCTGGTGCAGGGCCTCGCGTGTGCGCTCATAGGGGTAGCTGAAGATCGGAGAGGTCTGGCCAAAGGGCGCGTCGTAGCGCACCGGCAGCATGTTGGCGCCGTAGCGCTGGTAGCTGATGCCTTCAGCCTTGGTCACGGCTTGCTGTTTGGCGCTGCCGTTTTCCGCAAAGCCGGCGTCAAAGAAGCGCAGCATGGGGATGTCCAGGCCATCCAGCCAGACCACGGGTGCATCCGATTCCACATGGCCGGGGTGGCCATGGTCGTGCCATGTCCAGCTCGGGGTGATGATGAAATCGCCTGGCTTCATCTGTGTGCGCTCGCCGTCTACCGCGGTGTAGGCGCCCTGGCCTTCGACGACAAAGCGCAGTGCGCTTTGCGTGTGCCGGTGGCTGGGCGCGACTTCGCCCGGCATGATGACCTGCAGGCCGGCATAAAGCGACTGGGTCACGCAAGACTGCCCGCGCAGGCCGGGGTTTTCCAGGATCAGCACCCGGCGCACCGCCTCTTCGGCGGTGATAAGCTGGCCCGCCTGCATCAGGAACGGGTGTACCTCGGCGTATTTCCAGAGCGCGGGCTGGCATGGCGTCGTGGGGGACGGTGGCACCAGCGCGTGCAGCACCTCCCACAGCGGCGTCATGCTGTGGGACGAGATGGCGTCATAGAAGGCCTTGCGCGCCGCGTTGTCGGCGCGGGCCGGCTGGCCTGGTTTGGGGGGAGGTGTCATGTCCATGAGGGGGTTCCGCCGCTGATTTAATCCTGTTGACTCTCTGGCCGATGGCCGCTCAGTCGGCGCTTTCGTCGAGGTAAACGCCGTCCTGCCTGAGCAGTTGCTGAAGTTGCCGGATGTCGACGTCGGCAAAAGTCTGGTCTTTAGTCTGGTCTTTATTCAGCCGCGCCGCCGCCGTGCCCGCCGCCTGGCCCATCACAAAGCAGCCACCGCTGGCGCGGGCCGCAGACTGGCCTTCGTGGGTCATGGAGGCGCAGCGTCCGGCCACCAGCAGGTTGCTCACGGTGGTGGGCACCAGCATACGCCAGGGCAGGTCGTTGTAGGCGCGTCCTTCGGCCGCATCCACGTTGCGCGGGAACTGCCAGTCGATGCGGCCATCGGCATGCAGTTCCATCGGCCAGGCATTGATACCGATGGTGTCGTCAAAGCGGGCCGACGAAAGGATGTCTTCGCCACTCAGCGCGTACTGGCCCTGAATCCGCCGTGTTTCGCGTATGCCCACCTGCGGCGCAATGTCGACGATGGCTGATTGCTCAAAGCCCGGCACTTCGTTGCGCAGGAAGCGGAAATATTCCGTGATCTGGCGCCGGCCCTCCATCTCGCCGTCGCTGAGCTGGCGCGCGTCAGTGGCGTCCATGGCCGTGCCCTGGGCATTGCGGATTTGCGTGACGTTGGCACGCCATTCGGCCGGGTTTTTCTGGGGGCGAAGAATGGCGCCTTCGCGCGGGAATTTGTAGCGGCCTGGTTCGCGCACCTGGCTTTGCGCCATCAGCGCGTTGATGGCCTTGAAGTCACCCACTGCTGCCAGTGCGCGTGGTGCATCTACATGGCCAACGCGAAACATGGTCGAGGGAAACAGCGCACTGCCATGCCCGTCGCCCAGCTCAAACGGCACACCGGCAAAGTGCGCCACGTCGGCGTCGCCCGAGCAGTCGATAAAGCACCGCGCGCGAATCGCCTGGCGGCCGGATTTGGTTTCCACTACCAGCGCGCAGATCTGCCGGTCTTGCATGACCACAGCCGCAGCCCAGGCGTGAAACAGCAGCTGCACACCCGAGGCCAGCAGCAACTGATCGGCTGCGCATTTGTAGGCCGATACATCATAGGAGCGAACCCGGATGCGGCCCTGCATGCCGTCCTGCGGCGCGTTGAGGCCGCCCAGCGCGTCGATGCGCGCCAGCAGGTCATCGACCACGCCATGCACCACCTGCTGCATGGCGCCATTTTTGCGACCATACAGGCCCGCAAAATTGGTGACGCCGCCCGCCGTGCCCATGCCGCCCAGGAAGCCGTAGCGCTCCACCAGCAGGGTGCGTGCGCCATGCTTTGCGGCACTCACGCTGGCCGCCAGGCCGGCAGGGCCGCCGCCCACCACGACCACGTCAAATTCGCCATAGACGGGCAGGGTGCGAGCGGGTTCGGTGATGAAGTTCAAGTTGGACCCCCGTCCAGGCTCACTGCGTGTAGCCTGTTCCCCCCTCGAGGGGGCGGTGAATTAGCCCACCCCTGTCCAAGCTCACTGCGTGTAGCTTGTTCCCCCCTCAAGGGGGCGGTGCCTGCGGTCTGGCAAAGCCAGTCCCGCGGCACCCTGGTTGTGCTCCCTGAAGTCTTTAACCCAGCATGGACAGGCGACAGAGGCGGAGCGTCTCGCGAGCCGCGGCCTGCAAGGCCTCGAGAGCTACACGCAGTGAGCGAACGTGGGGGCTCTCCAACCCAGCAGGGGCCGCGGAACCGGCTTTGCCGGGCCGCAGGCGCAGCGGCCCCCTCGGGGGGCAGAGAGCTACACGCAGTGAGCGAACGTGGGGACTCTCCACCCCAGCAGGGGCCGCGGGACTGGCTTTGCCAGACCGCAGGCGCAGCGGCCCCCTCGGGGGGCAGAGAGCTACACGCAGTGAGCGAACGTGGGGGCTCTCCAACCCAGCAGGGGCCGCGGAACCGGCTTTGCCGGGCCGCAGGCGCAGCGGCCCCCTCGGGGGGCAGAGAGCTACACGCAGTGAGCGAACGTGGGGGCCTCATTTACTCGATCCTGATGCCGCGCGTCTGGATGATGTTGCCCAAAATGGCGGCCTCATCCCTGACGCGGCTCTTCAAGCCGTCGGGCGAGGTGCCAACGGCCTGCCAGCCCTGGTTGAAGAGTTTTTGCCGCGTGTCCGTGTCGCGGATGATGCGAGGCACTTCCTGCGCCAGCCGCGCCTGGGCGGCTTTGGAAAGGCGGGCCGGGCCGATCAATGCTGTCCAGACTTCCAGGTTGACGTTCTGCAAGCCTGCCTCCGAGAGCGGTGGCACGTCGGGCACCAGCGAGGAGCGCCCACCCGCCAGACCAATGGCCCTGAGCTTGCCGGAACGCACATGCGGCATGGCCACACCCGGCGGGATCAGCGCCATCTGGATCTGCCCGCCCAGCATGGCGGTCACCACCTGCGGGTTGCCCGGAAACGGCACATGCACCGGCAGCACGCCCGGCGCGCGGCTTTTGAGCAGTTCCATGCCCAGATGGGCGACCGAGCCGTTACCCACCGAGCCGTAGTTCCACTGCCCGCCACCCTCGCGGGCGGCTGTGAAGAACGCGGCCCCACCAGGCTGGCCGGCCGGCGCCACCAACACCAGCGGCGCGGTGGTCAGCAGCGAGATGGGGGCAAAGTCTTTGGCCGGGTCGTAGGGCAGCTTGGGGTACAGCAGCTTGGCCGAGGTCAGGTTGCCGTTGATGACGACTCCCAGCGTATGGTCGTCGGTGGCCTTGGCCACCTGGTCGGCGGCAATGTTGCCGGAAGCGCCGGGCTTGTTTTCAACAACGACTGGCTGGCCCAATGCTTTGGCCAAGGGCTCGGCAAGGGTGCGCGCGGCCATGTCGGGCGTCGAACCACCGGGAAAACCGACCAGAATACGGACCGGCCGGGTTGGCCAGGGGTTGGCAATCTCTGCTTTTTTTGAGCTATTTTGTGCTCCAACCCAGGCGGGAATGGTGCAGGCGGCTATCAAAAGTGTAGCGCGGATGGCGGCGTTGGAGAGCGCGGCAAGCGTTTTCATGGGATTCTCCGGAAGCTGTAAAACTTTCATTGGAACAGTTTTGACGGCTCGATTCCGTCGTACATCCACTTCAACCCGGCAAAACCGGCGCTCTCCGTTCCGCTCTGGAACAACTGGTTGCGCAGCTCGCGCTGTACCCCCGCCGCATGGTAAATGTCACCATAAAAGCGGGCTGTGAGCTGCACCCGGCCGGTGCGCAGGTAGCGGGCCTGCTGGTACTTCAAAAAGGCCTTCTGGATGTCGCCGCGGGTAAAGCGCAATGCTTCGCGCAGCACCACGGCATCTTCGATCGCCTGGCCGGCGCCCTGGGCCAGGTATTGCAGCATGGGGTGGGCCGCATCGCCGAGCAGCGTCACGCGCCGGTCGGTCCAGTTCTTCACGGGTTCACGGTCGCACAACACCCACATCTTCCAGGTTTCGATCTTGCCCAGCAGTTCCCTGACCTGCGGGCAGGCCTCGGCAAAACGCTCGTTCAGCTCGGCCGTGTCGCCAAAGGTGTTCCAGCCTTCGTCGTACTTGTTGCTGTGGAACACCGCCACCAGGTTGAACAGCTCGCCCCGGCGAAGCGGGTAATGCACCAGGTGGGTTTTTTCGCCGCCCCACAGCAGCACGTCGTCACTCCACAAATGGGCAGGCACGTCTTCGCGCTTGAGCACCGCGCGGTAGGCGATGTGGCCCGACACGCGCGGCTTGCCGTCACCCACAACGACTTCCCGTATCCTGCTCCAGAGGCCGTCGGCGCCAATCAATGCGCTGCCGTGCACGGTTTCGCCATCGGCCAGGCGCACGCTGACACCCCCTTCGGACTGGTCGAAGGACTCGACCTTGGCATGGGTGCGCAGGGTCACATGGGGCTGCGCCCGGCAGGCATCCAGAAACACCTGGTGCAGGTCAGCGCGGTAAATCACGCCATACGGAAAGCCATAGGCGGCCCGGGCCATGTCGCCCAGCGCCACGCGAATGACCTTCTCGCCGGTGCGCACATCGTTCATGCCCAGGCCCGCCGGGAAAAATGCCACGCGGTTGACGACTTCGGTCAAACCCAGGTAGTCAAACATCCGGAAGATGTTGGGACCGAGCT
Coding sequences:
- a CDS encoding NUDIX hydrolase, whose product is MHRPPLKHCRVCGTAVAYRLPDDGDTKERAVCPACHTVHYENPLNVVGTVPIWGEDGGQVLLCKRNIEPRWGKWTLPAGFMELGETTSEGAARETDEEAGAQFEMQGLFTVLNVVRVGQVHLFYRARLLSTEFKPGHETLEARLFTESEIPWDEIAFKTVKATLEHYFADRRTGKFGIHTVDIA
- a CDS encoding Bug family tripartite tricarboxylate transporter substrate binding protein, producing the protein MITLTQHVPLRRMLAGAATTVLGTMLAGAALAQGYPSKPVTLVVPNPPGGFVDASARILSDSLAKVTGQAVVVDNRGGGSGNVAYQFVARANPDGYTLLNSYSAYHVGNPNLTPKLPWAQKDFVPVALITVATNVITVHPSVPANNLGEFITYLKANPGKLSYASQGNGSLSHIGTEMFKLQTQTSMVHIPYRGSGPALQDVLSGQVQVFITTPPSVMGQVQVGKLKGLAVAGKSRHSGLPAVPTTAEAGLKGFELEAWVGIFAPAGTPADVVGKLSGQIKTALELPETKTRADGAGVELRYLPPAALEALVKKDTDFWAKTIQTAGIKPE
- a CDS encoding maleate cis-trans isomerase family protein yields the protein MPSAAQAAPLPAASNYRVGLIVPSSNTTMETEIPAMLRAREQVLPERFTFHSSRMRMKSVTKEELEAMDRDSDRCALELSDARMDAMGYACLVAIMSMGKGYHRESQRRLHEATVANGAPTPVITSAGALVEGLQAMGAKRVAIIAPYMKPLTRLVIDYIENEGIEVIDSISLEIHDNLAVGARDPKAPAELWKQLNIKGADAIVASACVQMPSLASVPLIEAASGLPVVSSAVCTTYAILKSLGLERRVPGAGALLSGRY
- a CDS encoding LysR substrate-binding domain-containing protein; this translates as MELRQIRYFTVLADELSFTRAARRLHVSQPPLSFQIASLEAELGARLFNRTSRSVALSEAGKAFLPHAQAVLARLEEARGHVQRVASGLQGRVQVGLAGSHFLGPFPQFIQQFRLQRPAVEIALHEMKPSDHLQALRDGRLDLCVSRNPLEDAQISAALLWRDPVVVALPPGHRLAARSRLRLAELKDEEFVFLRLDSSPFAARLFEACVQAGFAPHIAQQVVEVPAALNLVAAGLGVALVPASLAQLRADAVGICSLSPSMPKRAQAEGKAKMTGGLNGNAPGAINGDVYVLWRREDAAPAVATFRTQLLDWARALPP
- a CDS encoding TRAP transporter substrate-binding protein — its product is MIQRRTLLKSGAAVALGAPALSGLAQQVVTLKFHTFMSPQSNVWQSMHKPWMEKVEKESGGRIKFEAYPAMQLGGTPVQLYDQVKDGVVDVVWTLPGNTAGRFPRVDVFDLPFMMSNAEATSKAYWEYVQTVAVDEFKDTQVLALHVHGPGVIHTVNKPVKSINDMRGLKLRAPTRQVTKLMGVLGAIPVGMPLPQIPDGLSKGTIEGCVIPWEVVPSVKVHELTKFHAEFDPAGGALYTLTFVMAMNKAKYNSLPPDLKKVIDNNSGMATSAWLGKVQQGNDAAGRKSASDRGNTIYTVSAAEAQEFRRKSRAVEVEWVEDMNKKGFDGKKLLDTARSLIEKHTKATKA
- a CDS encoding TRAP transporter large permease, whose amino-acid sequence is MSSLSLTLLIFGSMLALMAVRVPIAVSMFGAGAIGYVTQTGWAPFASFLNTQAFARFAGYDLSVIPLFILMGHFATKGGISKSLFEFAAGVMGRFKGGLAMASLLACAAFGAISGSSVATAATITGVALPEMQRHGYSGRLATGTLAAGGTLGIQLPPSIVLVIYAILTEQNISKLFAAAVIPGIIAMCGYMIAVAIYVRVVPGHAPEVQADRQGVTMHSLIGVTPIVVIFLLVFGGIYGGFFTPTEGAAVGAASTFLTALLKGEMTLDKFKECFYGTAVSAAMIFLIFIGADLMNSALALTQVPNQLAALVGGWGLSPLVVVVAILLFYVLLGAVMDELSMLLLTIPIFFPMVMALDFGMAKDLVAIWFGIMVLMTVGFGLIAPPVGLNVYIVNGLAKNVPMSETYRGVMPFLFSDVLRTMLFLFFPIIPLWLVGFIK
- a CDS encoding TRAP transporter small permease; the encoded protein is MKILENLAKLCAIIAGVLLTGITLMTCASLIGRNTTGDSIVGAFELTGVAAGAAIALFMPLCQLRRGNIIVDFFTSKMSDAVNDKLDRFGTLLLALIFSLLAWRTTLGGLNVYSAHSETQIMGFPEWIVYAMMVPPFILTGLIALRQTLFGFGSEEAGETTI
- a CDS encoding fumarylacetoacetate hydrolase family protein; translated protein: MSFVFTPPATVSVPVVGVKERFPVHRIYCVGRNYEEHAKEMGFTGREPPFFFLKPADALVVIDAGSTGTIPYPSLTNNLHHEIELVAAIGTGGKNIKAADAHKHIYGYAVGLDMTRRDLQGEMKKQGRPWCIGKAYDHSAPIGPITPVAQAGDVSNAEIYLQVGGKDRQRSNVSKLIWNIAETIEHLSVAWELQPGDLIYTGTPEGVAAVVSGDTMVGGVAGLGTLTVKVA